The region GACCAGAAGAGAAAAGGAGAAAGAGACCAGTCAAGACTAGATCAGAATAGACCAGAAGAAAAGAGATGGAGACCAGACCAGATGAGAAGAGACTAGACAAGACTACACCAGAATAGaccagaagagaagaaaagagaccaGATGAGACCAGATTAAAAGAGAAGATGCCATACAAGACTTGAACAGAATAGaccagaagagaagaaaagagaccagattaaaagagaagaggccagacaagactagactagactagaacaGAATAGACCAGAAGAGAAGAATAGAGACCAGACAAGAATAGACCAGATTAGAAGAGACCAGACAAAACCAGATGAGAAGAGAACAGGCAAGGCAAAACCAGAATACACAAGAATAGAATAAAAGAGATGAAACCAGATGAGACTAGACCAGATGAAACCAGAATTAAAGAGAAGAGACCAGGCAAGACTTGATCAGATGAGAAAGAGGAGTCCAGATGAGACTAGACCAGATTAGAAGAGACCAGACGACACTAGACCAGATTATATCAGACGAGAGAAGAGACcagaagagaaaagaagaaaatagACCAGTCAAGACTAGATCAGAATAGaccagaagagaagaaaagagaccaGATTAAAAGAGAAGAGGCCAGACAAAACTTGAACAGAATAGaccagaagagaagaaaagagaccaGATTAGAAGCGAAGAGACCAGACAAGACTAGACTAGAACAGAATAGACCAGAAGAGAAGAATAGAGACCAGACAAGAATAGAAGAGACCAGATGAGAAGAGAACAGACCAGGCAAAACCAGAATACACAAGAatagaagaaaagagatgagacCAGATGAGAccagaagaaaagagaagagaccAGGCGAGAAAAGAGGAGACCAGATGAGACTAGACCAGATTAGAAGAGAAGAGATCAGACAAGACTAGaccagaagagaagaaaagagaccaGAAAAAACTAGACCAGATTAGTCTAGAAGAGAAGAGACTAGACCATATGAGaccagacaaagagagagaagagaCCAGAAAGGAAGAGACCAGATTAAACTAGGCCAGAttagaagagaagagacaagactAGGTGAGAAGAGACCAGACATTACAAAACCAGAATACACCAGAATAGAAGAAATGAGAAGAGACCAGAAAAGACTAGACCAGACCAGGAGATGAGAGGAGAGAATCACATTCACCTTTCACTGGTTGCTGTGGTTTTGTTTGGATGGTGTTTCTTCTGGGATGTGGCACTGTTGTGATGTTGTGTCCACGTGTGACCACCATAGTAGGAGCATCCGTTTTGCCAACCTGCTGGGTGGCATTTACCCTCACAATACCATCTGTATCAGCAGATTGACACACGCCTAAGAAAGGAACAAGATGCATGTGAAaggtttaactttatgcaaactGCAGCAGCAGTAAAATGATTTAAGCCCTCAAAATATAATAAGCAGTAGGTGGTTTGTACCGTTAATACATTGATTTCCAGCGCAGCACATCCCGTTGCGGACGCAGCGCTTCCTCCGCCTGCGGCAGGTATGACAAACTCCCCGAGAGCCGTAACAAAATTCACCTAACTTGCACTCAGCGTCAACGGCGCATTTTGGTGACTGTGGACGAATATATAGTAATTATACATTTCATTCAAAGTGCGCCTTTTAAAACCAATGTTTATAAAGTGCTTCACGGGATGCATATTGCATATATCACAAACtcaaacaagaaaataataacaaaattatatatatatatatatatatatatatatatatatatatatatatatatatatatatatatatatatatatggacctatatataaaattcattattattattagaattattataaCAAGCTTTGCAAATAAGCTCAATAAAAGCACAAAGTCTAAATGCAAATAGTTGTATCCTCATAGTCTAGATCCTCTTTGAGTCAAAGCATCCAGTGATGAGCACACGTACCGCCGGAGCGTCACTGTCTCCGGTGCCCGTGATGCGCGGACTCACGCTGACCGCATCACTCGGGCTGGATGCGGCGGGCAGATGCCTGATGGAGTTCCGTAACACTGGTCCTGCTTGAGCATCTGCAGTGTTTCCTCCGCAAACAGCGAGATAAACAGTCGCAACGGTGAGAAAGTAGACCATTCTCATGTTCTTCTCtgacattttgttttgcattCCCATTTGTTGAGTGAATGATTAAAGTCCAGAGCACTTCACGTGTCTCCAAGAGTTTGTGTTGGGACACATGAGTTTTATACATGCGGGACGGTTTGTATGTTCCCGCCCCTTTTAAATGACTTTGCGAGTGCACCAAGACGCTCTTATGAGGTCCTTGCCATCGACTGTGCACACACGCGCCGTTTACCCAGCGCAGACGACTGCACAGGCGTGTGGAAtagttaattaatattaatttggtCACGCTGACGCCGCTTTTTAATATATAATCAacgaaacaaaaaatacaaaactaaaTACTTTTTAACCTGATCTTGAGTCTAAATGCGCGACACAACGccaaaaaatactatatatatatatatatatatatatatatatatatatatatatatatatatatatatatatatagtagtgactcaaaatcttttttttaagctgttttctTCGAAATTTTTTGATTAACAGGTGCTAATTTtgcttgtaaaaataataaattaataaaaaagggGATCTAACTTCAAAGATTTTGACTAATACAAAATTAAGGTATTAtatctatttttttgtttaaaaattacaacagATGGTCATGTTTGATGACAGATGGAATAAATTAACTTTAAACTATAGTTTACTAGGTAACAGTTATAAACAACTTTGCAAATGTTTAACTATAttgttagattaaaaaaaaaataccttccCAAGTAGCCACACTTCTTTCCATTATATTCATACTCACGCTGCTTGGTAACATCCTCTTGCGTTGCCTAATGAATATTCATAAGCCACGCTCTCATTATAATAGGGATTGGGTCGTCACATCTTTCGCAATAGTTGTGCGTAATTACCGTCGCGCCCCCTCAGAAACGCAAATCTATTACAGTGGAATATAAGGGTATCATTATAGTACCTGTCAGCAGCCCCTTGTTAACTATGTCCTGAGCTTCAATCTAACAACTTGTCGGTTAGCACATAAGATAAATTAATATGCTTATCAAACTtagtgtaataataaaaaataaataaataaaaaaacagttctTCACCAAAGTGCATCTTCTTTGCGAGAAAAAGTAGGCCTCTGGGTTAAACAGTCATAAAGTTTATTCTACTCAGTCTTAATTAACTGCGCTAATCTGGTCTTGTTATGATGATTGAACAAATGTGAAATGACCCACAAACCTACTTTAAATATCTATTTTGTTCAGCTTTGGAGATTTGTTAGTCTTTAGCTATGCTGttctttattaatttaataatagccTTATAGTAAACATTAAGTACCCTAATTACAGTTTTATTAAACAGGTACATAATAGCCTGAATTATAATGAAACCCGAAATCAGAATACATTGAAACCTTTTCCATATTGTCAATAACTGTCAGTTCAAGTGCGCACTGTCACAGCGCTGAAATTCAGTGATGAACTGGTGCCCTCTACTGATCATGCTGAAAAAAAGCATTACAAACTTTTAAAGCGGCAATTAAGGGACACACGCTCCAATGGTAGCATCCCTACACACAGATGCAAAAATCCCATTTAAAGTCACTGCAGCTATAAGCCTTTTAAGGAATAGGTCGTCCAGTAATAAAAATcatgtcatttattcacccttatgtcgttccaaactctTTAACTtgcttctgtagaacacaaaaggttaTTATGTTTTAGAAGTATATCCTGGCCCCTCTCcaatataatggaagtgaatgggtacaGGATGTTAATCTCCAAAATGAGaaatacaatttatataaatactaaataaataaaaaaatcatgttatgtgttcaaaagaagaaaagtcaaatgagatttttttatttctttaaatttcACAGAATGAGCATTTCAAACATCATGCGAGGACACCGGGagtgtctaaaacagttttattgtGTAAAAAAAGGAGAGAGAGCATCTGATGGATAGCAGCAGGCTGAAGGGGTCGTATACTGACATGCAGCATGAGGAGTGTTTCAGAATGCCGTTGATTTAAGGCACTAATACTGTTCATGATCTGATACAGCTGAATCGCTGGAGAAATTATTACATTGTACCTGCATTCGGATTAGACCTTAGAGCATACAAGTTTAAGAGATGGCCATAAAAGGTAAACCAATCCCAGTTCTGTTCTTGTTTTGACTCCGCGCGTTTCCTTTTAAAATCTGGCCATTCACAGTGGTTAAAACAGTCACCTCCTCCTGATTGTAAATGCATATGGGACAATAAATACAGTACACTATCAACGGAGCTATGAATTTGAGATTACAGTTTGAGAAAACCAGCGCAAGAAATATCATAAATCGTAATGGCCATCATACTGGACaataaattaatggcaaaaagaGGTGAGATAATGTGTCTAAAGATGTCTGTATATGCTTGCAGAGATGATTTTAAGCCTGGTGCACAAGCCTGTTGGTATGTTATGTTCATACAATGAAATGATCTCCGATTCACTCAGtgtgtttttagttttattttctgcTCATTCTTCAGAGTGCACCAGGCTTTTGGGTGAAACTGAGCCATGAGGGTTTTATGATTGACAGATTATGATACATGTGAAGATTAACTGATACATGACATGAATGTCAGCATACGTGTGTATTTTTTGGGTAGTGATACTATGCTACTATGTACATGTGCTATAATGAATGAGTATTACTTTAAGAGTAACATTCAGGTCTGTCTGGACTCCCTCGATATGTAGCTTTCACATagtgttgtttttaaatagatAATCTTTGCAAGAGTAGTCTGCACAGCGATTGGTGAATAAGGAGTTTGCAGCAGATCAGGGAATAGAACAAAGCACTGAGGTCACAATATTTTCCCTAAATGGACTGACTCATGAATTACCGTACAGAAAAGGTGGTTATCTGGGTCAAAGgtcagcgcacacacacacacaggcacacacacacacacacgcacacgcacacacacacacacacacacacacacacacacacacacacacacacacacacacacaagatacatttttttgaCTATGTGTCTCTATAGTCAACTTAGTCACTCCAAAATAACTTAATTTCATGGTggacaaaaatcttttttttccctCCAGCTTCTTCCTTAATTTCTCCTCAAGTCCATACAGTAGTGCCGCACTCGCAAGAGAAGCAAGTCTATCCCAGGCAAAAGTCCCATGTGAGCAGTGTTGAGTGTCGGTGCATGTGTGTTCATACGTATGTTTAAGTCTTTTTAGAAGTCTATATCCCAGCCTGAGTTATCATCAGGTGGTGGATCTTCATTGTCCTCTGGAAAGCTGTCAAAGTTACTGGTGTCTGTAGATGATGTTACCTGCATGATGGGAAAAAACAGGGCAGAAAATGTTAGCTTGTTACATCCTTAACATCACGCTTGCAATGTGTCTGCACTTttgtagagtatgtttctggcctaacaTCAGAGTCTAAAATATAAGTACTTACATTGGGGATGATGGGGGGAATCAGTGTCCCTTTTTTCAATCCGTCCCAGTTAAACCCTTCAAACCATCTGTAGACACATTCACTACATGAGATGATTCTGAGACTTTCTTTATTCATGTCCATGTTTTAATGCATATCTCATACTCACTTGTGCTTTTGGATGTCTTTGACTCCGTTTTTCAAGTTTCCTAGTCTTTCAGAAGGAGCATCTCTGAGAACAAATATAATGACATAAATCGGTGTTGTTAAGAGCCACCAACAGAGAGAAAGAATATCTGTTTTGACAGACATACCTGCATAGCTTTTTGATGAGATTGGCAGCATTTTTGGTGATTTTTTTGGGGAATTCTATCATGTCAATGCCTCTTAGAATGATGTTGTATGTTTTCATTGGATCAGGGCCTGAAAAAGGAGGACTGAAAAGTATAAGGggaaaaaagtgttgaaaaaaatttaaaaaaatacatttgaatgtgtGTAAATTTGCAATCGTGATACTTGctaatatttaatgtttaatttaccCCTCTGACATACCTGCCAGTCAGTAGCTCATACATGAGTATACCGAGGGACCAATAATCTGCTGAGATATCATGTCCTTTGTTCAGAATGATCTCTGGAGCCACATACTCTGGAGTACCGCAAAACGTCCATGTCTTCTTCCCAAAGCCGATCTTCTTAGCAAAGCCAAAATCCACcttaaacacatttacacacaatgtgaaagttaGGCTCTTTTCAAAATTggggtctcttttttttttctccccaatttggaatgcccaattcccaatgcgctctaagtccttgtggtggcgtagtgacttgcctcaatccgggtggtggaggacgaatctcagttgcctccacgtctaagaacatcaatctgtgcatcttatcacatggcttgttgagcgcgttaccgtcaagatgtagcacatgtggaggcttcgcgctattctccgaggcatccacgcacaactcgccatgtgtcccatcgagagcgag is a window of Xyrauchen texanus isolate HMW12.3.18 chromosome 24, RBS_HiC_50CHRs, whole genome shotgun sequence DNA encoding:
- the LOC127618231 gene encoding dickkopf-related protein 1-like — protein: MGMQNKMSEKNMRMVYFLTVATVYLAVCGGNTADAQAGPVLRNSIRHLPAASSPSDAVSVSPRITGTGDSDAPASPKCAVDAECKLGEFCYGSRGVCHTCRRRRKRCVRNGMCCAGNQCINGVCQSADTDGIVRVNATQQVGKTDAPTMVVTRGHNITTVPHPRRNTIQTKPQQPVKGGEGETCLRSSDCLDGLCCARHFWSRICKPVLTEGQMCTRHRRKGAHGLEIFQRCDCRAGLTCRGQREKAGAESRNLHTCQPR
- the LOC127618032 gene encoding cGMP-dependent protein kinase 1-like isoform X5, giving the protein MKILKKCHIVDTRQQEHIRSEKLIMQEAHSDFIVRLYRTFKDSKYLYMLMEACLGGELWTILRDRGNFDDSTTRFYTACVVEAFAYLHSKGIIYRDLKPENLILDHRGYAKLVDFGFAKKIGFGKKTWTFCGTPEYVAPEIILNKGHDISADYWSLGILMYELLTGSPPFSGPDPMKTYNIILRGIDMIEFPKKITKNAANLIKKLCRDAPSERLGNLKNGVKDIQKHKWFEGFNWDGLKKGTLIPPIIPNVTSSTDTSNFDSFPEDNEDPPPDDNSGWDIDF